The following coding sequences lie in one Miscanthus floridulus cultivar M001 chromosome 9, ASM1932011v1, whole genome shotgun sequence genomic window:
- the LOC136480651 gene encoding putative F-box protein At3g10240, whose amino-acid sequence MEAKQSSKHEDDDVSLPEDIILEVLVRLPANALCRFRCVSRAWRALICDPGFVAAQRSHAGRLIVGVFGSRPHLKLRVLDMHGNVLRVFKAMHSALLAPTQLGRLICVDRMQRAAIIVDPAAGRVFTVGRNDGSTWSHSSFGRATPSGAYKVLRLHQPIAGGCEVATITDGGAAATTWRQRAPPPLVTSFSSEHKATINGVLYFMPYDTYPRTPGWNRIAAFDLEREVWMETINGPPMGWFEVEQKEWRIALTELKGTLCMVHNIQGPNYLGPYANIWRFIDYNKSVWVKAYMIRLPEECLYIKPLDVLDDGRILLLNTGCSRFILQFFNPSTKAFTDIMEMAEGFTGRMNFYTGSLLSS is encoded by the coding sequence ATGGAAGCGAAACAAAGCAGCAAGCACGAGGATGACGACGTGTCGCTGCCGGAGGACATCATCTTGGAGGTGCTAGTGAGGCTGCCGGCGAACGCTCTGTGCCGGTTCCGGTGCGTGTCCAGGGCCTGGCGCGCCCTCATCTGCGACCCGGGCTTCGTCGCCGCGCAGAGATCCCACGCCGGCCGTCTCATCGTCGGCGTGTTTGGATCCCGGCCGCACCTCAAGCTGCGGGTGCTGGACATGCACGGCAACGTCCTGAGGGTGTTCAAAGCCATGCACAGCGCATTGCTGGCGCCCACGCAGCTCGGCCGTCTCATCTGCGTCGACAGGATGCAGCGCGCTGCCATCATCGTTGATCCGGCGGCCGGGCGTGTGTTCACCGTCGGCAGGAACGATGGCTCGACCTGGAGCCACTCCAGCTTTGGCCGCGCCACTCCGTCCGGAGCCTACAAGGTCTTGCGTCTCCACCAACCTATCGCAGGAGGCTGTGAGGTGGCTACTATCACGGATGGTGGTGCAGCAGCGACAACATGGAGGCAAAGGGCGCCACCCCCTTTGGTTACCAGCTTTTCCTCCGAACACAAGGCCACAATCAATGGCGTCCTCTACTTCATGCCTTACGACACTTATCCAAGAACTCCCGGTTGGAACCGCATAGCCGCTTTTGACCTCGAGAGAGAAGTGTGGATGGAGACAATCAATGGCCCACCGATGGGGTGGTTTGAGGTGGAGCAAAAGGAATGGCGCATTGCTCTAACGGAGCTCAAGGGGACCTTGTGTATGGTTCATAACATACAAGGTCCCAATTATCTCGGCCCCTATGCCAACATATGGCGCTTCATCGATTATAACAAGAGTGTATGGGTCAAGGCGTATATGATACGGTTGCCTGAAGAGTGTTTATATATTAAGCCATTGGATGTCTTGGATGATGGAAGAATATTATTGTTGAACACGGGTTGCTCTCGATTTATCCTTCAGTTCTTCAACCCTAGCACGAAGGCCTTTACGGATATCATGGAGATGGCAGAGGGATTCACTGGTAGAATGAACTTTTATACAGGGAGCCTGCTATCTTCTTGA